Below is a genomic region from Candidatus Binatota bacterium.
TACGCGTGCAGCTGGCTATAGCTTTCCGCGATCTCGCAGAACCAGGTCGGAGGCTGGTTGTCGTAAACACCCGCCATGAATCCGGCTATCGTAAAATCGTATACGCATGGCTTGTCGCCGAACAAAAACCCACTGGCAGGCACGGCGTGTTCGAGCGCTTCGAGGTCACGGGCAACAAACCCTCGTTGCTCTTCCAGCGTGTGCCGGCCCAGGCCGTGAAGGTGCAAGGTCCGACGCATCTGCCGCTGCGCTACACCGGCGACGAGCGGTCGAACAATTCGAGGAGCAATGTGAAAAAATCCTTCGACGATGTTGGGAAACCATTCGTCATCGAGCCAACGGCTGGCAACGAACAACCAGTACAGATGATCGTCGACCAGCCGCGCAAGCGCCAGCCCATGCGCACGGTCGCGATCGCTTAGCCCTCTGTAGACGGCGCCCTGGGTGATTTCATCCAGGTACTCGGTGATGAGTTCCGAGTCAGCGATCACGCGCTTGTCCGTGACCAGGTAAGGCAGTTTGCCCTTGGGCGCCTTGCGGGGGTCGAGCTGCACGTCCATCTCGAAAGGCAGGCCCAGTGACGTCAGCAGCATTTCGACCTTCAAACAGAACGGACTGACGTTGCGAAGGCCGAAGGCCCCTCCCAGGGTGAACAACGTCATTGACGGAACGTGGGGCTGGGCGTCGCTACCAGGCATGAAGATTCTCCTTTCTAAGATCCGGGATTTTAAGAACCACGAGCTTACCACCCTTGCCGCCCGCCTGTCGACGGATAAGCCCCCCATGTGGGTGGCTCCCCCCCTTCACTCCCGGTGTTTATCCAAACCCCAACTGAAGGCGCCGGGACGGACTTTCAGTTAGCGGCCGGCTCGACCACCGCGGGCGGCTCGACCACCGCGGGCGGTTTGACGAGGTGGTATCGCCGGATCGCCGGTTTGTCTATACGGGTCGAGAGCCCGCCTGGCCATTCGACTTCTATTGCCGACACCGACTGCAACGAGCCCAGGCCAAAATGCTTCTGCAGTGCGTGTTGCGCAGAAAAAGAGTCACCGGTTACTATGCGCGCGATCCGCCGGCCGCCACTTTCCAGTTCCACGGCGATTCGCGCGCCTAACGGCGAAGGCCCACCCGCGCGGTCGGCCAGGCGGACACCGATCCAGTTGTCGTCGCCAGGCCACCGGTTGCGCAGCAGGTGCAGGCGCGGCTTGTTGGATCCACCCTCGTAGTCGTGTTCGACCACCAGAAGGTCGACCCGCCCGTCCAGGTCGAGGTCGTCGGCCACGACGGCGCGGCCGTCGATCTCGTCGGCGACGCCCATGAGATAACCCACGTTGGTAAAGTCGCGCCCCGCGTCACTCATGTAGAGCACGTTGTGCTCAAAGCCGTTCCACGACCACTCGTTGCCTATCTTCGAGGACGTGTTCTGGAAGAAAGACTGGCGCGCTGGATCGGGGACAGCGGCCGCCATGTAAATGTCCTGCGTCCAGAAGCGGGTGCAGTAGTCCTTGGCCGAGTTGCCACTACGAAAGCCGTTGGCGACAAATATATCCACGTCCGAGTCATTGTCGAAATCAAGCGAAGCCGTTCCCCAAGCCCAGCCTGAGCGCGCCACGCTGTCCTTGAAAGCCGGCGCGACCAGGCGGGCGGTGCTGGTACCCAGGAGCATGCGGTTTCCAAAGGTCATGGGTCTGCGCATTTCCTGGTGTCGTGCGAAGCCCTCGGGCCCAGCGTTCATGAAGTCGAGTCGCCGCGCGGTAGTCGAACTCATGCCGATCATGTACATGTCCAGCAATCCGTCCAGGTCGTAGTCTGCAAACGAGTGGCCCATGCCGAACCCCGCGCCGTCGTCGATTACCTGGTCGGTAGCATCACTAAAATGACCACTGCCGTCGTTGAGATAGACGTCGGCCCCGGCGAAATCGCTGACGGTTACGAGGTCCAGGTCGCGGTCGCCATCGATGTCCACCAGCGAACCGCTCAGTACGCGGCGGTAACGCTTGGTGCCCATGTCGGCCGCCGCGCTGCCATCTTCGAAGTGGCCATCACCGGTGTTCAACAGCAGGTAAGAGGGGTAGCCGTCGCGCGCGTCGTAATAGGGCTGGGGCAAGGTGCCAGCGAGGTAGGCTATCTTGTACTGGCCGGCCCAGACGTCGAGGTCACCGTCACCGTCCGCGTCCCCGGCGGTGAGCACCTGCGGGTTGGCCAACGGGCTCGAGGTGGCCTTTACCGGGTGCGGCTGCGTGGGAAACCTACCGCCGCTCGCCCCCTCGTAAAGGTGCAGGTACTCGCCGCGTGCCCCGCTGAGAAGGTCGAGGTGACCGTCACCGGTAAAGTCGGCCAGCACGGCGGCTGTTATATTGCCCTCGATGTTAGCGGGCCGGTCGAGCAGCGGGGCCTCGTCAAATCGCCAGTCGCCCTTGTTCCAGTAGACCGTGTTCATGCCGGGCAGTACCACGTCGGAGTAACCGTCACCGTCCAGGTCGTGGACCAGTAGCGGCGGGACGTAGCCCAGGTCCCAAGTGGCCGCTTTTTCGAAGGTGGGATTGCCGGTCCGTTCAAATATCTCGATCGACGACGCATCGATACTGCGCGCTATGGGAAAACCGTTAGCGTCGCCGAGCCCCGACCAACGGACATCGAGTTCTCCGCGTATCGAGGCGCGGTGCCCGCGCTCGGCCTGGATGCAGTCGATAGCGAAGGTAACCAGTGACCGGGCCCCGGCCGTTTCATCATACGAAAACCGGGTATGATGCCACTCGGTCTGCTCGATGCGATAACCGCGTTCTTTCCAGTCGGTCAGAAACAGCCGCCACTGCTCCCGGTCGAGAGCGCGCGCGGGCGAGCCGAATCGCGTGGCGCTTACTCCCTGGCCCAGGATGCGAGTCGGCCCCGGCCGGCCGATCAGCAGCGTGTCCTGTAAACTGAAATTACCCAGCACCTCGAAGGCGTCGTCAGCCCTGCGCAGTTCATCCCACAGCCTGACGAAAGCCTGTTCATATACCTGCGCCCTGACTTCTCCGGACCAGACGGTCCGGTCCCTCAGCCTGCGCTCGTCGACTATGCGCTGCACCTGTTGATCAATACTTGTCCGTTTTTCCTTGGAGGTGGTCTTGGGGTCGCGCGACTCGCTGCCGGGTGGGGCGGCGCCGACCAGCATCGCTGAGCCCACGGATCCCAGGATCATCGCTAAACAGGACGCTGCGATTATATGCTTTGACGAAGTCATGATCGTTGCACTACATGACAGTGGTCAGCAGGGCGCGCAACAAGTGCGGAGACTCGAAGAGCCCCACTTGCGAAATCGCCCCCCCCACACGTGGCAGGCTATTTTGAGGACGATGTTAATCGGCTGCACGTATTAATTCACAGGTTCACTCGCGTAAGGAAGGATCAGGGGGAGGGGAATCAAAAAAACCAGATTCTCCCTTGACACAACGATTAAAGGGGTAAGAGTGGCTAGCGGGAATACTCGCTGGAGGTGGGGGCTTACCTCACCCGGCGTTCGCCTGGGAGTTATAAATGACAAATAGCAGGTATCGGGTTGTTGCTTTCTTCGCCGCCGCGTTACTGGCAGCGGTCGGACAGGCCTCGGTCTCATCGGCGGCCCCGGTCGTTGACGGTGTGATCAACGTTGGCGAGTACGCCCAGTCGGTTGTCGTTGACAGCACTCCTGACCTGGGCGGCGTGTACGACGCGGGTAGCTCGGGTAGCTTCGCCGGCGGCACGGTAAACTGTCACGGTGACTGGGCCCTGTACTGGGACTGGGATGCCACCAACCTTTACCTCGCTGCCGATCCGATGGGCGCACCCAGCAATTGTGCGGACACGGTGTTTGGCGCGTTGTTCAACCCGACCCTCGGCGATCCCAACGATTCGCCTACCGGCTGCGAGGCTTGCACGGGTACATTCTACGGCAACGGGATGACAGACGGGCATTTCGCTGCCGAGTGCGTAGCCGGCCAGTTTAATATTTCGGGAGGGGAGTCGTCTTTTCTAGCCACACCGCCGTCGAGCACCTGGACCTACGTGCAGAACCCGGTCAGTACCACGATCAACGCGATCGAGTGGTCGATACCGCGGGCTGACCTCGACAAGTTCGGGGATACCACCTACACAGACTCACCCGAGTTTGCGTGCATGTGGTTTCGTGCGTCGGCCTTTGATTCACGCGGGGTAAGCGACAGTATCGGGCCAGGTGTCCGGACCATATGGTTGGCACTGAACCCCGCTGCGGCACCCTGTGCGCTTTCGGCCGACCCTCCGCCGACTTGCGGCGCGGTGTGCGGTGATGGCACCCTTGAACTTTTCGAAGAATGTGACGACGGGAACACCGACGTCGGCGACGGTTGTGACGACAGTTGCGAGCTGGAGCCCCCGCCGGCCTGCGAGACGCAGGACAACGTCCTGAGTTCAATCGATGGGGGCGTGGCACCGGTGGCAACCAGCGTGTGGTCGGACGAAAACGGGCTGCCGTCGTCCGCGCCCGGGGCTTTCGACATGGACGAGGCCACCTTGTGGAACAGCGACTGGGGGGGGCCGGGATTTGAGCCCACCGAGGGCTACGGTAGCCAT
It encodes:
- a CDS encoding glutathione S-transferase family protein, whose translation is MPGSDAQPHVPSMTLFTLGGAFGLRNVSPFCLKVEMLLTSLGLPFEMDVQLDPRKAPKGKLPYLVTDKRVIADSELITEYLDEITQGAVYRGLSDRDRAHGLALARLVDDHLYWLFVASRWLDDEWFPNIVEGFFHIAPRIVRPLVAGVAQRQMRRTLHLHGLGRHTLEEQRGFVARDLEALEHAVPASGFLFGDKPCVYDFTIAGFMAGVYDNQPPTWFCEIAESYSQLHAYTERVQKHVGVYGR
- a CDS encoding CRTAC1 family protein yields the protein MTSSKHIIAASCLAMILGSVGSAMLVGAAPPGSESRDPKTTSKEKRTSIDQQVQRIVDERRLRDRTVWSGEVRAQVYEQAFVRLWDELRRADDAFEVLGNFSLQDTLLIGRPGPTRILGQGVSATRFGSPARALDREQWRLFLTDWKERGYRIEQTEWHHTRFSYDETAGARSLVTFAIDCIQAERGHRASIRGELDVRWSGLGDANGFPIARSIDASSIEIFERTGNPTFEKAATWDLGYVPPLLVHDLDGDGYSDVVLPGMNTVYWNKGDWRFDEAPLLDRPANIEGNITAAVLADFTGDGHLDLLSGARGEYLHLYEGASGGRFPTQPHPVKATSSPLANPQVLTAGDADGDGDLDVWAGQYKIAYLAGTLPQPYYDARDGYPSYLLLNTGDGHFEDGSAAADMGTKRYRRVLSGSLVDIDGDRDLDLVTVSDFAGADVYLNDGSGHFSDATDQVIDDGAGFGMGHSFADYDLDGLLDMYMIGMSSTTARRLDFMNAGPEGFARHQEMRRPMTFGNRMLLGTSTARLVAPAFKDSVARSGWAWGTASLDFDNDSDVDIFVANGFRSGNSAKDYCTRFWTQDIYMAAAVPDPARQSFFQNTSSKIGNEWSWNGFEHNVLYMSDAGRDFTNVGYLMGVADEIDGRAVVADDLDLDGRVDLLVVEHDYEGGSNKPRLHLLRNRWPGDDNWIGVRLADRAGGPSPLGARIAVELESGGRRIARIVTGDSFSAQHALQKHFGLGSLQSVSAIEVEWPGGLSTRIDKPAIRRYHLVKPPAVVEPPAVVEPAAN